One Solanum lycopersicum chromosome 4, SLM_r2.1 DNA window includes the following coding sequences:
- the LOC101257260 gene encoding putative F-box protein At3g25750: protein MANWSEFPLELLEMIAKRVTVMEDFIRFGVVCKSWGSAATKENFDVLVPQVPLLMLAAKGDDDYREFYSLSKRKISRRIFLPEARGKLCLPTQGWLFTVNYRAFTGEMTLLHPFSRVQIQLPPPTGLRDEESKRPYVTINHVVLSASPSVTTDYVLIICYGRPTYRLALWRPGDLCWTKIPTLEETYAYYHMIQYFNGQLYINKGRWLVSAIDIPEPSNPQPIVKQREVVQMVGLSNHTNQSAHFLIEVSGELLFVQQLMIVKDVANVSKTYKFRLFKIDAIKGEAEEIKSLGDKAIYVGCNASIAIDCSKFVGVKPNHIYFTYDWTRVYTEGDDSREIGAYNVEDETIEPLNQGISGFNIVSPAIWVTPSF, encoded by the coding sequence ATGGCGAACTGGTCGGAATTTCCATTGGAACTACTTGAAATGATAGCAAAGCGTGTTACAGTGATGGAGGATTTCATTAGATTTGGTGTTGTTTGTAAATCATGGGGAAGTGCTGCTAccaaagaaaattttgatgttttagTGCCACAAGTTCCATTGCTTATGCTGGCTGCTAAAGGGGATGATGATTATCGAGAATTCTACTCTCTTTCCAAGAGGAAAATTTCTCGCAGAATTTTCCTCCCAGAAGCTAGAGGGAAACTCTGTTTACCAACACAGGGATGGCTTTTCACGGTGAACTATAGAGCATTTACAGGAGAGATGACTTTGTTGCACCCTTTCTCACGCGTCCAAATTCAGCTTCCTCCGCCTACTGGCTTGAGAGATGAGGAATCAAAACGTCCCTACGTGACTATCAACCATGTTGTATTATCTGCTAGCCCATCCGTAACAACTGACTATGTTCTGATAATTTGCTATGGACGGCCTACATACCGTTTGGCTCTTTGGCGACCTGGAGACCTCTGTTGGACCAAAATTCCTACTCTCGAAGAAACTTATGCATATTACCATATGATCCAATACTTCAATGGACAACTTTATATCAACAAAGGGCGGTGGCTAGTTTCAGCTATTGACATCCCAGAGCCTAGTAATCCTCAGCCTATTGTAAAACAACGAGAGGTTGTTCAGATGGTGGGTTTATCGAATCACACAAACCAGTCCGCTCACTTTCTCATTGAAGTGTCAGGTGAACTATTATTTGTTCAACAATTGATGATTGTGAAAGATGTAGCAAATGTGTCGAAGACATATAAATTTCGACTATTCAAAATAGATGCAATCAAAGGAGAAGCAGAAGAGATAAAAAGCTTGGGAGACAAAGCAATTTATGTGGGATGTAATGCATCAATTGCCATAGACTGTTCCAAGTTCGTTGGAGTGAAACctaatcatatatattttaccTATGATTGGACACGTGTGTACACCGAAGGAGATGATTCAAGAGAGATAGGGGCTTACAATGTCGAAGATGAAACCATTGAACCCTTGAATCAAGGCATTTCTGGTTTTAATATTGTATCCCCGGCGATTTGGGTTACCCCATCATTCTGA
- the LOC101252485 gene encoding stemmadenine O-acetyltransferase-like: MMKVQVISRENIQPSSPTPKHLKKFNLCLLDQLIPAPYAPIVLFYPNLNDVKLREKSSLLKKSLAQTLSSFYPLAGRFRDELSIDCNDQGVNYVTTNVNCHLIDYLNKPNLESISQFLPCQPPFKVLGVGDYVTNIQINVFECGGIAIGLCIAHKVLDGAGLSTFLKNWSGLVTCPNLMANYFFPSDDLWLRDTSMIMWSSMFKKGNFVTKRLVFNDSAIDNLKRMSTSAHIKYPTKVEVVSSFIWKCLIASNKKSNSLLTHIVNLRKRATPALPENILGNLIWLSSAKNNNAKRYVELADLVNQVRKSILKIDDGYVKRLRGDEGCSLMRKSLKEIEDFCSKGANHYGFSSWCKFGFYDIDFGFGKPIWVSSISSKCSFFMNLIILMESNRCDNGIEAWVTLDEEEEMNMLVDNQELLVFASVDPSPLPLYLSG; this comes from the coding sequence ATGATGAAAGTTCAAGTTATTTCAAGAGAAAATATTCAACCTTCATCTCCAACACCAAAACACCtcaaaaaattcaatctttgtCTCTTAGATCAACTTATCCCAGCTCCTTATGCACCAATTGTACTCTTTTATCCCAATCTCAACGACGTTAAACTCCGCGAAAAATCATCATTGTTAAAGAAATCACTAGCTCAAACTTTGTCATCCTTTTATCCCCTAGCAGGGAGGTTTAGAGATGAACTCTCTATTGATTGCAATGATCAAGGAGTTAATTATGTTACAACTAATGTTAATTGTCATCTAATCGATTACCTAAACAAACCAAACCTCGAATCGATTAGTCAATTTCTTCCTTGTCAACCTCCTTTTAAGGTCTTAGGTGTAGGAGATTATGTTACAAACATTCAAATTAATGTTTTTGAATGTGGTGGAATTGCAATTGGTTTATGTATAGCACATAAGGTTCTTGATGGAGCAGGACTTAGTACATTTCTTAAAAATTGGTCTGGATTAGTAACATGTCCTAATTTAATGGCTAATTACTTTTTTCCATCTGATGATTTGTGGTTAAGAGACACATCTATGATAATGTGGAGTTCAATGTTCAAGAAAGGAAATTTTGTTACAAAAAGGCTTGTTTTTAATGACTCTGCTATTGACAACCTTAAAAGAATGTCAACAAGTGCACATATTAAATATCCTACTAAAGTTGAGGTTGTCTCATCTTTCATATGGAAATGTTTAATAGCTTCTAATAAGAAGTCTAATTCATTGCTAACACACATTGTGAACTTGAGAAAAAGAGCAACACCAGCATTACCAGAGAACATTCTTGGTAATCTTATTTGGTTATCTAGTGCAAAAAATAATAACGCGAAACGTTATGTGGAATTGGCTGATTTGGTGAATCAAGTGAGGAAATCTATATTGAAGATCGATGATGGTTATGTTAAAAGGCTACGAGGCGATGAAGGGTGTAGTTTGATGAGGAAGTCTCTTAAGGAGATTGAAGATTTTTGTTCAAAAGGTGCAAATCACTATGGTTTTAGTAGTTGGTGCAAGTTTGGATTTTATGACATAGATTTTGGATTTGGAAAACCAATATGGGTGAGTAGTATAAGTTCAAAGTGTTCATTTTTCATGAATCTTATTATACTTATGGAATCAAATAGGTGTGATAATGGAATTGAAGCATGGGTGACTttggatgaagaagaagaaatgaacatgTTAGTAGATAATCAAGAACTCTTAGTTTTTGCTTCAGTAGACCCTAGCCCTCTTCCTCTCTACCTCTCGGGGTAG
- the LOC101256970 gene encoding uncharacterized protein, with amino-acid sequence MGLRRRRRLYSLPVSPLVLFGVVLIVLCSSFVNGNSNSTQIPITPINHDLYHTRGALLEEIESLVHRHPSKLSMETFSTQNKGYHAETTVVTYCRNKKDCDDRSKLKILLSFGQHGRELITTELALRILSILSEEEFLSSAYPLNLNNTLDRLVIKVVPMENVNGRKLVEAGDLCERRNGRGVDLNRNWSVDWGKKEKDYDPYEENPGSAPFSEPETQIMRKICASFEPHVWVNVHSGMEALFMPYDHKNTTPEGLPSQRMRLMLEKLNRFQLNDRCLVGSGGGSVGYLAHGTATDYMYDIARVPMSFTFEIYGDSTASSKDCFKMFNPTDITTFNRVLNDWSAAFFTLFSLGGVQIEELHPNATGSGFEKWVSIDDYLNGYLMERKSRYGKKMEVLELGMQEIRTYFRLFLLSSVLLMFMFCSRISKSGRQIVSAMSL; translated from the exons ATGGGGTTGCGTCGTCGCCGGCGTTTGTATTCTTTACCCGTTTCGCCATTAGTCTTGTTTGGAGTTGTGTTGATTGTTCTGTGTTCTTCGTTTGTAAATGGAAATTCGAATTCCACGCAAATACCTATTACTCCCATCAATCACGATCTCTATCATACAAG GGGAGCTTTGTTGGAAGAGATAGAATCATTGGTCCATAGACACCCAAGCAAGCTCTCT ATGGAGACATTTTCCACTCAAAACAAAGGGTATCATGCAGAGACGACTGTAGTTACTTATTGCCGGAACAAGAAAGACTGCGATGACAGGTCAAAGCTTAAGATCCTTCTT AGTTTTGGGCAGCATGGGAGGGAGCTCATAACTACGGAGCTTGCGTTGCGGATTCTTTCCATTTTAAGTGAAGAGGAATTCTTATCCAGTGCATACCCACTTAATTTAAATAACACGCTTGATAGGCTTGTCATAAAG GTTGTTCCAATGGAGAATGTGAATGGGCGTAAACTTGTAGAAGCAGGGGATCTCTGTGAAAGAAGAAATG GAAGAGGAGTTGATCTTAATCGGAATTGGAGTGTGGATTGGGGCAAGAAAGAGAAG GATTATGATCCATATGAAGAAAATCCTGGGTCCGCCCCTTTTAGTGAGCCCGAGACACAAATTATGCGGAAaatatgtgcatcatttgaacCACATGTATGGGTTAACGTGCATTCTGGAATGGAG GCTCTATTTATGCCATATGATCACAAGAACACGACTCCGGAAGGATTACCTTCTCAGAGGATGAGATTAATGCTTGAAAAGTTGAATCGTTTTCAGCTGAATGATCGTTGCTTGGTTGGATCTGGCGGAGGCTCTGTCGG GTATCTAGCTCACGGGACAGCAACTGATTACATGTATGATATTGCAAGAGTGCCCATGTCTTTCACCTTCGAG ATCTATGGTGATAGCACGGCCTCGTCAAAGGACTGCTTTAAGATGTTCAATCCCACTGACATCACTACTTTTAAT AGAGTTCTCAACGACTGGTCTGCTGCATTTTTTACGCTGTTCAGTTTGGGTGGAGTCCAGATTGAGGAACTTCATCCAAATGCAACTGGATCCGGTTTTGAGAAGTGGGTCTCTATCGATGATTATCTGAATGGTTATTTAATGGAAAGGAAAAGTAGGTACGGGAAGAAAATGGAGGTGCTCGAGCTGGGAATGCAGGAGATTAGGACATACTTTAGATTGTTCTTGTTATCATCTGTACTTctgatgtttatgttttgttcaagaatctcaaagagCGGCCGGCAAATTGTTTCTGCTATGTCCTTGTGA